A window from Pseudomonadota bacterium encodes these proteins:
- a CDS encoding Rid family hydrolase — GFGSVVKATVLLASMDDFALVNAIYAKRFPENPPARAAFAVAKLPLGGLVEIEAIAAE, encoded by the coding sequence TGGGGTTCGGGAGCGTCGTGAAGGCGACCGTGCTGCTCGCGAGCATGGACGACTTCGCTCTGGTGAACGCGATCTACGCGAAGCGCTTCCCCGAGAACCCGCCGGCGCGCGCGGCGTTCGCGGTCGCGAAGCTGCCGCTCGGAGGCCTCGTCGAGATCGAGGCGATCGCGGCCGAGTAG